TAATACAATCAAACAGACACAGGGTGGATTCTCATTAGCTACAGCGATCAGAGATGGTCTAAGTGTAAGCCATGATGGGCATTCAGATGTAATCACATTTACCTCATGTGTTTGATGTTTTGGTGCCACAGAGCGTGGGAACACAGCATCACATGGTGGAAAAAGTGAAAAGCTTTACAGACCTGCCTTAAGAAAAGAGGCAGGCATTAACTTTGAAGTGAAGGGAGCCATAATGAACCTAACCCATTTTCTTCAAATTTTTGGTTAAGCATGATGTCTTCACAATTCACAAGAATAATACCCAAaagtttttcttaatttttttttctcccatgtcccttgcggggctccgtaaaATTATGTCTCAAGTACATTTTTTAGACGGATTCTAACTTTTTATGGATTTGTGAATCTGTATCGCTgctataaataattaaacttaTGAAAAATAttgtatataataaaaaaatattatacaaGCTTTTAAAGCAAATGCCTTTCTAAACTCactaaaaaaagataaaacgttgttatttatttcctttgcccctttgagagaggaaaaagatgTACCATATCTGTTGAATATACCTCATCCTACTAAAATATGATCTTTGGAGCGCTGTCTTCCTTCATTTGGGGGAGTGAATCATCTTGACAACAGACGATCTTCGGAGTGCACCCTCAGCTGACATAAGCTACAAACCAGGACCGCCGCAGCTGTCAGGCGTATGTTTATCCCCTCACCGGCCGGCGTTACTGCTTTTACTGCTCTTTTCACTTCGGGTATAACTTATTTGAATTTGTTcgcttgtttttcatttattttttgcgGGATGTTAACATGTTTTGATTCACCGCGCAAGCGATGAACGAAACGAAAGTAGAAGGGACCGGACCGACACCGGCGAAGATTCTGTTGACTTCGGGCTGCCAAGCCCCTTTTGTCGGGCAGGTTGGAGGATGGAGCTGAGGTTAAGCCGGGATGGCAAGCCGTCCGTGTCCTGGCTCCTCCTCAGCCCagcccttttcttttcccttctgGCCGTGCTAGTGAGCTGTCACGGTTCCTGCAAACACCGAGTCCCTTCTCCCAACGAGGTGAGCCTCGGCTGTCTCTGCCACAGCTTAGCTAAGCTAGATCTGTAACAGCAGAGGCTAAGCTAGCACGTTAGCTGCGTCGGCTATTTAAGATGGTATTAAATATTATACAGTGTAATAAGACTTTATCGCCTCGGTACGTGGAAAATGAATAGTTGACAATCCCCAGCACGATGTGAAGGACGTGTTTTTGTGATAAATACAACGAAAGCGTGTTGTTCAGTTGGTTCCTCACTAAGACTTGATGTGCAGTTTGATAGCAAGCTTACAGGCTAACAGTGATGCCACTGTGGTATACAAAGCTTGTACTGTGTTCACTGTACAGCTTCTGTCATGCACATTTAGACTATGAAAGCAGCTTTCAGATCACATGCCACTGTCTataaatcagtttcagctgttcAGCTTCAGCCTTTTCCCCTTTAAACAGCCAAAATGACATCTGGCTAGATTAATTATTTCTTAATTTATTAATTCAAAATACAGCTGCACTCTGTACCCCAAACATTGTATTCACAGAAGACAGGTATTTTTAACTAAATGTACACAAAACCCATTCACAGTGAAATGGACAGATTAGGTTTTTAATAACTAACTAAAAGGCGAGTTTGTGACTCTCAGTTTTtagccattaaaaaaataaacagaaaagcttATTGGACGTCGTTTGTAAGGTGGAGCGCTTTACCTATTCTGAAGGTATTTCCAGAATCCTTAAAGGCTCTGATCACCAGCATCAAATATAATACTTGCTTCTGATTGAGAGGAAGTTGAACTGTGTTTTGAGCATTTCAGTTTCTCAGTTatcataaacacatttttgtactGCAATTTCTACTCTTGATAGTTGGCATATGTTCCAATACTATACCAATAATAGTTTTGTAAAACACTAAACACATCTATTGTTAGTAGTATTGGTTGATTTAGTTCTCCTCTTATAAATTGCAATTCTCATTTTCTGCTATCCTGTTTCAGATTGTCCACCATGTTTACTTGAAGCCTGAGCGTTTGACTAAGAGAAGCTCTCCAGAAGACCTTCAGCTGAAAATAAAGATCATCTATGACAGCAGTGTTGACCAGTAAGTGCTACAGCAACTCaaaggattaaaaaacaaaacaaaaagccaaacagaGCAACTGTCACCATTTTTCTAGCATCCATATGccaggtttgtgtgtgtaacaAGTATGCTCTCCATCCACAGACTTACTGCAGACAAAAGGAGACTTGTGAAGGTGAGGACACACCTGAGCACTTTATACAATAAATGTTTTGTAATAGTTAAAGTCTAACTATAACCTtgtaaaataacacatttcaaCCACAGAGAAATTGgtataaataaaagtggaaaTTAAGAGTCAACTTGTTGTGGTTTTCCCGATTTTGATTTTTAAGCAGTAAATAGGGTTTTCTGTTAAATCTTACATTCAAAGTCCAGTATCCACAAGAACTGCAACATGAGGACATCATCAGTGGTTTTAACATTCAGCCGTGccttctgctgtttgttttggttctcAGCTGTGAGGTTCAAGTGCAGCACTCGTGAAAAACATTAGCAGTAGTTGAAGTGATGTCGGATTGGGCTTTGCAGCATTGTTGGCTGTGATCAGAGGTGTAACAGATTGAAAATGTGTTACTCCATGTGTCCCTCTCTAGGATAAGCTCTTTCCTCAGGCCATCGCTTACCTGCAGAGGGCTTTCAGTGTCAGGCGCAGAGTGGGGCCTGTACTGCTCAGCAGGTATGTAGTCCCTGCCGTCACTATTTTAGCTACACATGTGCACAAATTTTCAGTTCAGTAATATAAAAGAAAGTATAAAACAATAGTCTAGAgtaatttagatttttaaatatgttccACATACTGTCATAAGAGGTTTAAAGGTATTTTATTTAAGTAAAAGCATTAATATCAAAGTGTGTgcatatgtattttattttattttttaaagaaagaatgaaactaCAATGACATCACCCAGTGGTTTTGGGATTCTGCCTTTTGAAGATACAACGTTAGCATTTTGTTGCTTGCCATGTAGATTCTTTGGCTCTGTGATCAAATTTGGATCAGAGTGCAAAGTGCTAAGCAGTCAGCTAACAAACACTTGGTCAGAAACCTGCATCCACAAGTTGTGCGGGTGCAATGGGCAAACACAGATAGCTGACAACTGGTGGTAAGTGACAGATTAATAAATACTACAGTGTCACTCACCAAAAACTGTAGCACAAACCTCTTTAATTGGGCTGTTTCATGGATTAAGTCGTGTTATTTGTGTGATGATTTGAAGAAGAGTCACCAAACACACCAAGACCAGTTGACTGAGGCCTAGCAGGTGTCAATTAGCTCCAGTGTAAGCACTCCTATAAATCAAAGCACCCCCTTAATAAAATCCAGATGAGTAATTTAATCAagtgctgtgtgtttatgttatacTATTTAATTGCCAGAaagttgtttaaatgtttgtttctcttgGATTTCTGGGAACCACATCTGTGGTTATATTTAATTAACTGTTTCTGTTATCTCAGACAATGTGCAACCAACCAGTACATGAGGAAGAGAGATGACCCTCATCGCTACTGCCAGGACGCCTGTGCAAACCTTACGCGATGTGGGCCCGTCATTGTACCACAGCACCACCTGCAGGTCAGAGCGTGCATAGATAGATTACTGATCACACACGACAAGGACTCTAGCCTTGTTagcagctgttttctgtttttatttggaaCATATGAAGTGTTAATTCATTGctaattaacattaaaatattgACCAAGCATGCATTGACCAAAATGTATATAATGTTACTGCTGTAGTTGAATTCTACAGATAACACATAACCAGACAGTGCTGTTGACCATTTTCcccatgatttaaaaaaaattctgaccAACTTTTAACCGACAGTGTTTTTATGCTAAGATGTGAACACTGTTGTCCATCCTCACTGGTTCAGTGTGCTCTCTGCTCACTCCAATGTCGTGTTTCTCTTCTAGCAATGCAAGGTGTGCAGTGAGTCTGGGAAGTCATGTGGCCCTACAGGGCCCCCAGATGGGCCTGGAGTCGAAGGGTCCGATTTTGTGCTGTACGTCAGCGGTGTCACCACAGAACGCTGTGGGCAGGAGAACATAGTGGCCTATGCTGCTTACTGCCAGCTGGAGGCGGAGCTGGATAGGTGGGAGGATAAAAACCTTActtagtgttaatttaaaaaataaactaaaaatacaATCCAGTCTTTAAATAAAGTCTCATTTTTTTGCTTAATAAGCAATGAACTGTCATCTTGGTAACAGAAATAAATCAAACTGTCAGAATATCACAGTATAAACTAATGTTTGTCagggtgtttttccttttagacCTATAGCAGGCTACGCCAACCTGTGCCCTGCTATGATCTCCTCTCAACCTCAGGAGTTTGAAGGGATGCTGTCCACAGTCAAACATGAAATCATCCACGCTCTGGTCAGTACCACTTGTCACTGCTGTTGAGCTTCCCGTGGGTGAATTAGGTTCACACAGATTGctcaaaagacatttttgaacCATATTTTCGTAGGCagatttttaacatttgaatACATTTGGAGATGCTTTACTGTTGACCAACAACAGTTTGCCAAAGCTGAACTTAAAAGCTAAAAATTGATGTGGGTTTATTTTTACCTCGTGagcatattaataaaaaatgcaaGATTTTGCCCAGAAGATGTGCTGCTATAAATATTCTTGTAATTTGGTGCTAAATAGACTCTTGTTGAGTaatttgtgcatgtgtgaaatctGTCACTGACTGGAGTTTCTCCTTACGTCCTCTAGGGGTTTTCAGCCGGTCTGTTTGCTTTCTACCACGATGATGAGGGCAAACCTCTGACTCCTCGTTTTGCAAGCGGCCTGCCCGCCTTCAACGAGAGGTGATTACACTATATGTAATGGTCATCTATGATTTCTAGTGTTCAAGCTCTAACTTCTAATCCTATACCTGTGCATCAGTCTGGGTCTGTACCAGTGGAGCGATGCCGTTATCAGAAGAGTTACCAGACTGTGGGACATCAGAGGAGGCGTGATGGTCCGACACCAAGTGCATGTCCTTGTCACTCCTCGTGTTGTGGTAAGAAGCTTCAATATTAAGAAAACTGGTTAGTTTCGTAACTCTTCTTCTGTTTATGTGAGTCTAGAAAAAGATCATGTACTGTCATTTTGCACCTCTTAGCTGTAGTTTTGACTGTGCTTATAAAAACAATTGTTTTACAAAGATTTATACACACCAGGAGTTGTTGAAGGAATGTAATATATAGGTCTGATTAGAAAGAGTGGACAAACTTGAACCTATGAGATTGTTATTGGAGGCCAGTTTAGGTGTTATAGTTGATGTCAAGTAATAACTAAGTAGTATGTGTCTTCCTTTCTGTTTCCAGGAGGAGGCGAGGAAACATTTTAATTGCCCCATCCTGGAggggatggagctggagaaCCAAGGAGGGACAGGAACCGAACTAAACCATTGGGAAAAGAGACTCTTAGAGGTCAGCACATGTTTTCTCGTGGCTTTTTGGTAGCCAGTAGTTTGGGCTTCTCCGTTGTgttcatccattttttttttctcattcatcCCAGAATGAGGCAATGACGGGCTCCCACACTCAGAACCGAGTATTTTCTCGGCTGACGCTGGCTATCATGGAGGACAGCGGATGGTACCGCGCCAACTACAGCCTGGCTCAGAGGCTGGACTGGGGCCGTGGTCTCGGCTGCGACTTTGTCATGAAGAGCTGCAAATTCTGGATGGACAAGCAGAGACAGAGGTCACAGAAACATAAACTCTGTGTCAAACAGagttgaagtttttttttttgctatttttttccctcatGATCACAAAGCTCATGGTTTTAGTTTGAAGCTGGCACCAATGGTTGAAAAAATGACCAAGTTTAACACACTGAAAAAGGGGCATATGTATATGTTGCAGATAAATTCTGTACTGTACCAGGTACCCACAGTAATGGCATATCTAACTAGCAGCATTTATCATGTACTTGTTGTTGCAGAAGACACGCTGTAACTCCGTACTGTGACACAGTGCGAGCCTCTCCTCTGCAGCTCACCTGCAGACAGGATCAGCTGGCTGTGGCTGTGTGCAACTTGCAAAAATACCCACAAGAACTGCCACTTAAGTACCAGGTATGCAAGCCCCCCACCACTACCAATATTGATATGTTTGTGATTGTTCTGCTGAAACTAGTGGAtgtgttatttctttttttcttatataaaaTGCCTGACAAGGTTATTTATAGCTACCACACAGTGCTGTATGTGCATGTTACAGTAAGCTCTGCTGTGTTCAGTGAGTGTGCTGTGGGTAACTATATGTGCTGTGTCAGTATTTCGAGCGGATCCCTGACGTGGCTGCTGATCAGCTGTCGTTCTTTGGGGGTGCTGTGGAGATCGCGGACTACTGTCCATTTAGTCAGGAGTTCAGCTGGCACCTCAGTGGAGAATACCAGAGAAACTCCTACTGCAGAGTGTCTGAGAACCAGCCAGGTACTGCTTATACTGCTGTTTCTACTGCTGCCTTTAGTCTAGTGCTGTTTTAAATCAAACTCTGTGAACAGCTGTAGTACAGGGAGGGAGGTTAGAATAGTTTCCTAATATATTTCTTATTCTTCTGTGCCTTAAAcgcaggtcacacacacacacccgattatttaaaaaaataaataaataaataaataaaaatatgcaaagAAACCACTCACTAGACTAATTACAGCAATTACCTTTACTCTTTCAAGTATTGAATTTCAAAAAGCGACTTCATATAAAGATGCATAAGATGATCCTAAAGCTCCTTAGGACTAGAACTAATCCTGGTTTGGACACCTTAAGGCCCTTTCACATAGGACACGGCACGTGCAGCAAGGAGTACTCACAGTCAAGTTCAACTTTGAACTTTGACCACTGTTTTCAGTGGCCAGATCAGACAGATGCATGGTGTtcatttttaagtaattttatttttattataattttcaataatttttaaataatttgttaaAATCAAAAAGAGCTTGACAGAGAAGTAGCTCACCACCATTTAGCATAAATCCATAAGAACACATGTCTGCCCAGTTTCACTGTCAGGAACGTGAAACCTATTCTGTCATAGGTGTGACTGAGAGCTCATCAGTAAAGACGGTGGTCCCCACCCTTTTTTGCTccatggaccggtttaatgtcagacaatattttcatggacagcctttaaggtgtctctgataaatacaacaaaataaaatgatacgaccaagacaaaaactgtggtattttgtaaatataataataaacgccaACTCACTGTAATTGTGttactttattagcagcgtcttcctgaaatgtgccaacaacatggagagtaacatcctcctctctgccacttaatgctctctggtcgctatggtaatgcgtaaatatttctttcaaaataagatgcACAACTATAATACGGAAAatgacccagggaaaccgaattaacgataaaaaccccgAAAACCATAAAtctcacacccgagcctcaactctcgtggtccggtaccaaacgactcacagaccagtaccggtccatggcccgggggttggggaccactgagtAAAGACATTTGGAGGAATCCTTGTATAAAATCTGTTTTGATCTGCTGTTGTTGATGCTGTTTCTATGACATATGTGAGCTTTCTATctgtggttttctctgtttgttcaGACTGGTGGAGAAATTATGGAGCAGAGCAGTATGGACCAGACTCTGTGTGTCTGTACCAGAAATCAGCCTTTGTGATGGAGCAGTGCACTCGGAAGATGACGTACCCTGACTGGGGCTCCGGATGCTACAAGGTGCTGACATGTACATATACTTATGTATGTTTCTGTGAATTTTTAAGATCCCCTTTACAGCTCAGTGGAGAAGGTGACATCTGTAGGTTGAGACTTTTACCTTCTAGAAATCTGTAGATAGGGCTGTtcaatataacgatatatatcggatgatgatataaaaacatctatagtttcattttacactatcgtttgtttcgtggtgtcttaaataaacagtttacagcaatattttttttcatcgttttgatggtcacggtagtggctatattaatttcttaaattatttcttaatttctttctcttatatttaatgtaaccacactacagacagacaaggGGCTGTTTTTACGTGCTGTTATttacaacgacggtaaaaccatcccGTGGCTCTGCGTGTTTGTTTTCCATGTacacctttcacaataaagctcaagatcctgttgagacttttcaaaataaactgaatcacaggAAAAAGTATGCAGagagtttacggatgagaaggaggaaaaaaaaaaaaaaaaaagagccgtcaggtgctaaaaaataaaccttagactcaaactttgaaagaaaatggtggccgttacaacttatgtcttatgtcatgcatcggttaaaacactcgaatccagctacatgacgcccagctggaaaaacTTCATGCAAGTCGAGTTGccagagattcacagaatttacagaaaatattacatttttgtgatttatatccttgtcaggacgataaatgtctcatatcgggatatgagatttttgtcatatcgcaCTGCCCCATCTgtagattttaattttatttatgtatgacaAACAGATTAATAGTTCaggttaaataaattaaatcccTTTTTGTTGTCCCAAACTGCTTTAGTGGGCTCTCAAAAGGTTTTTatacaaagggaaaaaaaatccctaatAAACTTAGAGAAATGAGAGGAAAGTGCATGTCGCTGTGTGTTTTGGGTCTGTGTCACAccctctctgtgctgcaggtGTCGTGCTCAGCTCAGGGCCTCATGGTGTTCGTTCAGGATCGTTCCTTCCTCTGTGTCCGTAAAGGTCAGCTGCTGAGCATCAGCGTACGCGTTAACGAGTGGGTTTACAACGGTGTCCTCATCTGCCCCGCCTGCACCGACTTCTGTGATGACTGCCCCCTACCCTACCATCTCCCACCCATCAACACCTCCAGGAGCAACCCAATTGGTCAGTCAGTGGaccagctgatttaaatgcttCTCTTCCTGTCCCATGGTGAAGCTGTCTGCCTTTTAGATTTCAACTGATGGTTGAATGAAGTTGTTTAATGAGTGAAGAAATGGGAAAAGATATAAATGAGAACAAAGTAAAGAAATCTGTGAGGAAAGCACTGAAAGGGAAAGATAAAACTTAAGATGTATGTATAATTAAATACTCAATGTGTGTAGAATATAATTCTGTTatgtaaaacaaacatgatTTGATAGatgttattttctgtctttcttttagaTCCATGCTCCAGTTCTCCAGGTTTGGCCACCACTCTGTGGCTCCTGCTGCTCAACCTGTTTCCTCTAGTGGCTGGACTGCTGCTCTGCCACTGCAGctgataaaacacacacacaccaaacacaccAAGGTAGCTGAACAGTCCTCTATACCATAGTCACTTGAGGACTTGGACTGCagatgtttttcctctttgttttactCATTACCTCCTCCTTCCTTCCCTTCCGCACTTGCGTTCCTTTCTTTGCCATTCTCAGcctgttttctcattttgttctGTGACTGCATCCTCATGCATCTCTCAGCACAGTCAGGTATCCTTTTGCTGAAGGTCCATTCAGTTGTCCCTCACCAGATTTACATGCACTTAAGTAATCAGGTTATAGCCAGCTTTCATTTGAACAGGATTTatctgactgacacacacagccAAAACTCTGTCAGTTATCAACATGGAAAGCAGCTAAATGGCAGCTAATACTGTTATTTGTGGGCGAATTATTGGCAAAAAGAGCAAGTTGGATCGACAGGGACCATTTTTATGGCAGAGCAATGGAACATGAAAAATAAGCAGTGTAATTTGTCCTTTTCAGTGAGGCAGGGATTACTCACATTACATATACTCAGAATGCACTAACACCACTTTTTTATTATCAAGACCATGATACATATATGTACTTACAATACAcctattattgttgttgttaatattgttattattattattattattattattattattattattattattattatcaacaacaacaacctcttCAAAACAAAAGTCTAGCATGATAGAAATAAGTttttgtatgtaaaaaataatgaataaaaagccAAATATTTGCAAATTTTAGCATCTTGTATTCAAAGATCTGCTTATTTCTCATGTTTTCACACACAGGGTTTAGTGCAAAACGAGACATTGATCAGTATGTTTCATATGCTAATCGATTAATGAACAGTAATTTAAGGTTATTTTAGGATtaagaattttaaagtgattTTATAATGAATCATTTATgtaatttgaaatgaaatttgtCAGCCCTTTTATAATAATTGACCAGTTGTTACTACAGCTTGCTTTTCAGATGGTCAGCTAACATATCCAAAGTTGTAATAGTGTAATATTGTTTTGTGTACACTTGAAATTGTATTCACAGATATTTTTAAGGACGTCATTGAATGTTTAACCAGGTTACTgtatatatgtttaatatgtttcTGATTTCTGCTGGAACCAGGTTGCTTGCGGTGATTTGGTTACTTAAGTGCATGAAAATGGTTAATTCAATTCAGCATGTAGAGTGTCTGCAGCATCATTATTccctaaaaaaacacattttagttctggacacttgtttattttcaatttttttgttctttttttttttttttttttttactgtgagcTGTGGAAACCTGATAGATTCACATTGGTTTCTGCCTAAATTTCACAACTTTACTTCAGCTTTGGGATCATCGTACTTCGTCAGATTCCTTTTTCTTACAGTGTAGTGATGGAAGCGGGATGTCTGTATTTTTTAGCTGATCTCTTCAAACTAATTTCAAGATTGTGACAAACTGACTGTCGATCGACAATACCACAATGGTGCAAACTACCTGCAAACTTCTTCCTCTTAACTGAAACAACACGAGGCTCTGTGCAGTTTGCTGAACTCTGGTGGCAGCAGAAGGTAACTGTTCAAAGTTTTTTAAGCTTACAGGATCTTTTATGCTGAAAACTCTTtctgtaaatataaatatgagaCCGGACAGGAATATGGTGGAAGGACTTCCCCTGCCACCTCCTGACAGGTCACTTGAGCTTAAATTCATTACCTCATTTTCTTCTAAGAGTCATTTTATCCTTATTTAAGATATGTAGCTGTTCAGATGTAGGTATGGATCTTCTTTGGAGTACAGATTGATAATGTTGATGATCGTTTCTCTCTACATGATGAGCTCAAGCGTTTGCATTCAAGGCCTTTGCTTTTTGCAAGTAGAAGTTT
This genomic window from Astatotilapia calliptera chromosome 16, fAstCal1.2, whole genome shotgun sequence contains:
- the lmln gene encoding leishmanolysin-like peptidase isoform X2, encoding MELRLSRDGKPSVSWLLLSPALFFSLLAVLVSCHGSCKHRVPSPNEIVHHVYLKPERLTKRSSPEDLQLKIKIIYDSSVDQLTADKRRLVKDKLFPQAIAYLQRAFSVRRRVGPVLLSRQCATNQYMRKRDDPHRYCQDACANLTRCGPVIVPQHHLQQCKVCSESGKSCGPTGPPDGPGVEGSDFVLYVSGVTTERCGQENIVAYAAYCQLEAELDRPIAGYANLCPAMISSQPQEFEGMLSTVKHEIIHALGFSAGLFAFYHDDEGKPLTPRFASGLPAFNESLGLYQWSDAVIRRVTRLWDIRGGVMVRHQVHVLVTPRVVEEARKHFNCPILEGMELENQGGTGTELNHWEKRLLENEAMTGSHTQNRVFSRLTLAIMEDSGWYRANYSLAQRLDWGRGLGCDFVMKSCKFWMDKQRQRRHAVTPYCDTVRASPLQLTCRQDQLAVAVCNLQKYPQELPLKYQYFERIPDVAADQLSFFGGAVEIADYCPFSQEFSWHLSGEYQRNSYCRVSENQPDWWRNYGAEQYGPDSVCLYQKSAFVMEQCTRKMTYPDWGSGCYKVSC
- the lmln gene encoding leishmanolysin-like peptidase isoform X1, which produces MELRLSRDGKPSVSWLLLSPALFFSLLAVLVSCHGSCKHRVPSPNEIVHHVYLKPERLTKRSSPEDLQLKIKIIYDSSVDQLTADKRRLVKDKLFPQAIAYLQRAFSVRRRVGPVLLSRQCATNQYMRKRDDPHRYCQDACANLTRCGPVIVPQHHLQQCKVCSESGKSCGPTGPPDGPGVEGSDFVLYVSGVTTERCGQENIVAYAAYCQLEAELDRPIAGYANLCPAMISSQPQEFEGMLSTVKHEIIHALGFSAGLFAFYHDDEGKPLTPRFASGLPAFNESLGLYQWSDAVIRRVTRLWDIRGGVMVRHQVHVLVTPRVVEEARKHFNCPILEGMELENQGGTGTELNHWEKRLLENEAMTGSHTQNRVFSRLTLAIMEDSGWYRANYSLAQRLDWGRGLGCDFVMKSCKFWMDKQRQRRHAVTPYCDTVRASPLQLTCRQDQLAVAVCNLQKYPQELPLKYQYFERIPDVAADQLSFFGGAVEIADYCPFSQEFSWHLSGEYQRNSYCRVSENQPDWWRNYGAEQYGPDSVCLYQKSAFVMEQCTRKMTYPDWGSGCYKVSCSAQGLMVFVQDRSFLCVRKGQLLSISVRVNEWVYNGVLICPACTDFCDDCPLPYHLPPINTSRSNPIDPCSSSPGLATTLWLLLLNLFPLVAGLLLCHCS